From Apium graveolens cultivar Ventura chromosome 9, ASM990537v1, whole genome shotgun sequence, the proteins below share one genomic window:
- the LOC141685970 gene encoding 1-aminocyclopropane-1-carboxylate oxidase homolog 1-like: MDVLDMKASLVHPVQEEELKAFDNTKLGVKGLVDAGIVNIPGIFVRPADELSQELMYSRTHLQVPVIDVQGIDSLELRKKIVTQVQQASEQWGFFQVVNHGIPPSVLEGMIDGVRLFHEHDFEAKKWLYTFDMMQNVRFNSNYDLYQSRAANGRDTLTLTTLPSNPLNADELPESCRSTSMAYIKHVMELGDTLIELLSEALGLKADHLKVMECTKGYNTICCHYYPACPEPELTTGIGKHSDSTFITILVQDQIGGLQILHEDKWADVEPITGGLVVNIGDLLQSVSNDKFKSVIHRALVNNDKERISVPCFFSGSSAESIKYGPIKALISGENPPIYRSFEVSDYMEKFLSKRLDGQELRDLFKL, translated from the exons ATGGATGTATTAGACATGAAAGCATCTCTAGTACATCCTGTCCAAGAAGAAGAGCTGAAGGCTTTCGACAACACTAAGTTAGGTGTGAAAGGTCTTGTTGATGCTGGGATAGTGAACATTCCTGGAATATTTGTAAGACCAGCAGATGAGCTTTCTCAGGAATTGATGTATTCCAGGACTCACCTACAAGTTCCAGTAATAGATGTTCAGGGAATTGATAGTTTGGAACTGCGAAAGAAAATAGTTACTCAAGTGCAGCAGGCATCAGAGCAATGGGGATTCTTTCAGGTGGTGAATCATGGTATTCCTCCGAGTGTGCTAGAAGGTATGATTGATGGGGTACGTTTGTTTCACGAACATGATTTTGAGGCAAAGAAATGGTTGTATACATTTGATATGATGCAAAATGTTAGATTTAACAGCAATTATGATTTGTATCAATCCCGAGCTGCTAACGGGAGAGACACCTTGACTCTTACTACGTTGCCTTCCAATCCACTCAATGCGGATGAATTACCTGAATCATGCCG ATCCACATCAATGGCATACATAAAGCATGTAATGGAGTTGGGAGATACTCTAATCGAACTATTATCGGAGGCTCTAGGCCTAAAAGCTGACCATCTTAAAGTTATGGAATGTACTAAAGGCTACAACACAATTTGTTGCCATTATTATCCGGCATGTCCTGAGCCGGAGCTAACTACTGGAATTGGCAAGCATAGCGACTCTACTTTTATTACTATTCTTGTACAAGATCAGATTGGGGGACTCCAGATATTGCATGAAGATAAGTGGGCTGATGTTGAACCAATTACTGGAGGGCTGGTAGTAAACATTGGTGATCTACTCCAG AGTGTGTCAAATGACAAGTTCAAAAGTGTCATTCACAGAGCGTTGGTGAACAATGACAAGGAAAGAATATCGGTGCCATGTTTTTTCAGTGGTTCCTCAGCTGAGTCGATTAAGTATGGCCCGATCAAAGCTTTGATATCAGGAGAAAATCCACCTATTTATAGAAGTTTCGAGGTAAGTGATTACATGGAAAAGTTCTTGTCCAAGCGACTTGATGGACAGGAATTACGAGACCTTTTCAAGCTATGA
- the LOC141686656 gene encoding uncharacterized protein LOC141686656, producing MADSFIPVSADHSEPSVGVPSSDPRPVVPPVLAILPPPVLQPVPLQAIPPPGMRPPIRGPPPADSDSTGHSVASAPFQSTLPPVPYYRYEALLLERDSLLAQIRELQYIIRTTDVDRGVRELREEIHVTQRVLEARLHGAALPGRGPDALMGWATEVMEDFERLAGPKFPWS from the coding sequence atggccgactcttttattcccgtatcagctgatcactcagagccttcagttggagtgccatcttcggatccacgtcctgttgttccaccagtattggctatactacctccacctgtgttgcagcccgtaccattgcaggctattccacctccaggcatgaggccacctatcagaggacccccaccagctgattcagattccactgggcattcagttgcgagtgccccattccagtctacattgcccccagttccttactaccggtatgaggctcttctattagagcgtgattccttgttggcccaaaTCAGAGAGCTACAGtatatcattaggactactgatgttgatcgtggtgtgagggaacttcgagaggagattcatgtgacacagagggttcttgaggctaggctacatggagctgcattacctggcagaggccctgatgcacttatgggctgggctactgaggtgatggaggactttgagaggctggcaggaccaaAGTTTCCCTGgagctga